Proteins encoded in a region of the Homo sapiens chromosome 9, GRCh38.p14 Primary Assembly genome:
- the USP20 gene encoding ubiquitin carboxyl-terminal hydrolase 20 translates to MGDSRDLCPHLDSIGEVTKEDLLLKSKGTCQSCGVTGPNLWACLQVACPYVGCGESFADHSTIHAQAKKHNLTVNLTTFRLWCYACEKEVFLEQRLAAPLLGSSSKFSEQDSPPPSHPLKAVPIAVADEGESESEDDDLKPRGLTGMKNLGNSCYMNAALQALSNCPPLTQFFLECGGLVRTDKKPALCKSYQKLVSEVWHKKRPSYVVPTSLSHGIKLVNPMFRGYAQQDTQEFLRCLMDQLHEELKEPVVATVALTEARDSDSSDTDEKREGDRSPSEDEFLSCDSSSDRGEGDGQGRGGGSSQAETELLIPDEAGRAISEKERMKDRKFSWGQQRTNSEQVDEDADVDTAMAALDDQPAEAQPPSPRSSSPCRTPEPDNDAHLRSSSRPCSPVHHHEGHAKLSSSPPRASPVRMAPSYVLKKAQVLSAGSRRRKEQRYRSVISDIFDGSILSLVQCLTCDRVSTTVETFQDLSLPIPGKEDLAKLHSAIYQNVPAKPGACGDSYAAQGWLAFIVEYIRRFVVSCTPSWFWGPVVTLEDCLAAFFAADELKGDNMYSCERCKKLRNGVKYCKVLRLPEILCIHLKRFRHEVMYSFKINSHVSFPLEGLDLRPFLAKECTSQITTYDLLSVICHHGTAGSGHYIAYCQNVINGQWYEFDDQYVTEVHETVVQNAEGYVLFYRKSSEEAMRERQQVVSLAAMREPSLLRFYVSREWLNKFNTFAEPGPITNQTFLCSHGGIPPHKYHYIDDLVVILPQNVWEHLYNRFGGGPAVNHLYVCSICQVEIEALAKRRRIEIDTFIKLNKAFQAEESPGVIYCISMQWFREWEAFVKGKDNEPPGPIDNSRIAQVKGSGHVQLKQGADYGQISEETWTYLNSLYGGGPEIAIRQSVAQPLGPENLHGEQKIEAETRAV, encoded by the exons gTTGCCTGCCCCTATGTTGGCTGCGGAGAATCCTTTGCTGACCACAGCACCATTCATGCACAG GCAAAAAAGCACAACTTGACCGTGAACCTGACCACGTTCCGACTGTGGTGTTACGCCTGTGAGAAGGAGGTATTCCTGGAGCAGCGGCTGGCAGCCCCTCTGCTGGGCTCCTCTTCCAAGTTCTCTGAACAG GACTCCCCGCCACCCTCCCACCCTCTGAAAGCTGTTCCTATTGCTGTGGCTGATGAAGGAGAGTCTGAGTCAGAGGACGATGACCTGAAACCTCGAG GCCTCACGGGCATGAAGAACCTCGGGAACTCCTGCTACATGAACGCTGCCCTGCAGGCCCTGTCCAATTG cccgCCGCTGACTCAGTTCTTCTTGGAGTGTGGCGGCCTGGTGCGCACAGATAAGAAGCCAGCCCTGTGCAAGAGCTACCAGAAGCTGGTCTCTGAGGTCTGGCATAAGAAACG GCCAAGCTACGTGGTCCCCACCAGTCTGTCTCATGGGATCAAGTTGGTCAACCCAATGTTCCGAGGCTATGCCCAGCAG GACACCCAAGAGTTCCTTCGCTGCCTGATGGACCAGCTGCACGAGGAGCTCAAGGAGCCGGTGGTGGCCACGGTGGCGCTGACGGAGGCTCGGGACTCAGATTCGAGTGACACGGATGAGAAACGGGAGGGTGACCGGAGCCCATCAGaagatgagttcttgtcctgtgactCGAGCAGTGACCGGGGTGAGGGTGACGGGCAGGGGCGTGGCGGGGGCAGCTCGCAGGCCGAGACGGAGCTGCTGATCCCAGATGAGGCGGGCCGAGCCATCTCTGAGAAGGAGCGGATGAAGGACCGCAAGTTCTCCTGGGGCCAGCAGCGTACAAACTCGGAGCAAGTGGACGAGGACGCTGATGTGGACACTGCCATGGCTGCCCTTGACGACCAGCCCGCGGAGGCCCAGCCCCCGTCACCACGGTCCTCCAGCCCCTGCCGGACGCCAG AGCCGGACAATGATGCTCACCTACGCAGCTCCTCTCGCCCCTGCAGCCCCGTCCACCACCACGAGGGCCATGCCAAGCTGTCTAGCAGCCCCCCTCGTGCAAGCCCCGTGAGGATGGCACCGTCGTACGTGCTCAAGAAAG cccagGTATTGAGTGCTGGCAGCCGGAGGCGGAAGGAGCAGCGCTACCGCAGCGTCATCTCAGACATCTTTGACGGCTCCATTCTCAGCCTTGTGCAGTGTCTCACCTGTGACCGG GTATCCACCACAGTGGAAACGTTCCAGGACTTATCACTGCCCATTCCTGGAAAGGAGGACCTGGCCAAGCTCCATTCAGCCATCTACCAGAATGTGCCGGCCAAGCCAGGCGCCTGTGGGGACAGCTATGCCGCCCAGGGCTGGCTGGCCTTCATTGTGGAGTACATCCGACG GTTTGTGGTATCCTGTACCCCCAGCTGGTTTTGGGGGCCTGTCGTCACCCTGGAAGACTGCCTTGCTGCCTTCTTTGCCGCTGATGAGTTAAAGG GTGACAACATGTACAGCTGTGAGCGGTGTAAGAA gctgcggAACGGAGTGAAGTACTGCAAAGTCCTGCGGTTGCCCGAG ATCCTGTGCATTCACCTAAAGCGCTTTCGGCACGAGGTGATGTACTCATTCAAGATCAACAGCCACGTCTCCTTCCCCCTCGAGGGGCTCGACCTGCGCCCCTTCCTTGCCAAGGAGTGCACATCCCAGATCACCACCTACGACCTCCTCTCGGTCATCTGCCACCACGGCACGGCAGGCA GTGGGCACTACATCGCCTACTGCCAGAACGTGATCAATGGGCAGTGGTACGAGTTTGATGACCAGTACGTCACAGAAGTCCACGAGACGGTGGTGCAGAACGCCGAGGGCTACGTACTCTTCTACAG GAAGAGCAGCGAGGAGGCCATGCGGGAGCGACAGCAGGTGGTGTCCCTGGCCGCCATGCGGGAGCCCAGCCTGCTGCGGTTCTACGTGTCCCGCGAGTGGCTCAACAAGTTCAACACCTTCGCGGAGCCAGGCCCCATCACCAACCAGACCTTCCTCTGCTCCCACGGAG GCATCCCGCCCCACAAATACCACTACATCGACGACCTGGTGGTCATCCTGCCCCAGAACGTCTGGGAGCACCTGTACAACAG ATTCGGGGGTGGCCCCGCCGTGAACCACCTGTACGTGTGCTCCATCTGCCAGGTGGAGATCGAGGCACTGGCCAAGCGCAGGAGGATCGAGATCGACACCTTCATCAAG TTGAACAAGGCCTTCCAGGCCGAGGAGTCGCCGGGCGTCATCTACTGCATCAGCATGCAGTGGTTCCGGGAGTGGGAGGCGTTCGTCAAGGGGAAGGACAACG AGCCCCCCGGGCCCATTGACAACAGCAGGATTGCACAGGTCAAAGGAAGCGGCCATGTccagctgaagcagg GAGCTGACTACGGGCAGATTTCGGAGGAGACCTGGACCTACCTGAACAGCCTGTATGGAGGTGGCCCCGAGATTGCCATCCGCCAGAGTGTGGCGCAGCCGCTGGGCCCAGAGAACCTGCACGGGGAGCAGAAGATCGAAGCCGAGACGCGGGCCGTGTGA